A window of the Lolium perenne isolate Kyuss_39 chromosome 7, Kyuss_2.0, whole genome shotgun sequence genome harbors these coding sequences:
- the LOC127311700 gene encoding sucrose:sucrose 1-fructosyltransferase has product MESSAVVPGTTAPLLPYAYAPLPSSSDDARENRSSGGVRWRACAAVLAASALAVVVVVGLLAGGRVDRVPAGADVASATVPAVPMEFPRSRGKDFGVSEKSSGAYSADGGFPWSNAMLQWQRTGFHFQPEQHYMNDPNGPVYYGGWYHLFYQHNPKGDSWGNIAWAHAVSKDMVNWRHLPLAMVPDQWYDSNGVLTGSITVLPDGQVILLYTGNTDTLAQVQCLATPADPSDPLLREWVKHPANPILFPPPGIGLKDFRDPLTAWFDHSDHTWRTVIGSKDDDGHAGIILSYKTKDFVNYELMPGNMHRGPDGTGMYECIDLYPVGGNSSEMLGGDDSPGVLFVLKESSDDERHDYYALGRFDAVANVWTPIDRELDLGIGLRYDWGKYYASKSFYDQKKNRRIVWAYIGETDSEQADITKGWANLMTIPRTVELDRKTRTNLIQWPVEEVDTLRRNSTDLGRITVNAGSVIRLPLHQGAQLDIEASFQLNSSDVDAINEADVGYNCSTSGAAVRGALGPFGLLVLANGRTEQTAVYFYVSKGVDGGLQTHFCHDESRSTRAKDVVNRMIGSIVPVLDGETFSVRVLVDHSIVQSFAMGGRITATSRAYPTEAIYAAAGVYLFNNATGATVTAERLVVHEMASADNHIFTNDDL; this is encoded by the exons ATGGAGTCCAGCGCCGTCGTCCCCGGCACCACGGCGCCGCTGCTTCCTTATGCGTACGCGCCGCTGCCGTCGTCCTCCGACGACGCCCGTGAAAACAGAAGTAGCGGCGGCGTGAGGTGGCGCGCGTGCGCCGCCGTTCTGGCGGCCTCGGCGTTGGCGGTGGTGGTCGTGGTCGGGCTCCTCGCGGGCGGCAGGGTGGATCGGGTCCCGGCCGGCGCAGACGTGGCGTCGGCCACGGTGCCGGCCGTGCCGATGGAGTTCCCGAGGAGCCGGGGCAAGGACTTCGGCGTGTCGGAGAAGTCCTCCGGTGCCTACTCCGCCGACGGCGGGTTCCCGTGGAGCAACGCCATGCTGCAGTGGCAGCGCACCGGGTTCCATTTCCAGCCGGAGCAGCACTACATGAACG ATCCCAACGGCCCCGTGTACTACGGCGGATGGTACCACCTCTTCTACCAGCACAACCCCAAGGGCGACAGCTGGGGCAACATCGCGTGGGCCCACGCCGTCTCCAAGGACATGGTCAACTGGCGCCACCTCCCTCTCGCCATGGTTCCCGACCAGTGGTACGACAGCAACGGCGTCCTCACCGGCTCCATCACCGTGCTCCCCGACGGCCAGGTCATCCTGCTCTACACCGGCAACACCGACACCCTAGCCCAGGTCCAGTGCCTCGCCACGCCCGCCGACCCGTCCGACCCGCTCCTCCGCGAGTGGGTCAAGCACCCCGCCAACCCCATCCTCTTCCCGCCGCCCGGGATCGGGCTCAAGGACTTCCGCGACCCGCTCACCGCCTGGTTCGACCACTCCGACCACACCTGGCGCACCGTCATCGGCTCCAAGGACGACGACGGCCACGCCGGCATCATCCTCAGCTACAAGACCAAGGACTTCGTCAACTACGAGCTCATGCCGGGGAACATGCACCGCGGACCCGACGGCACTGGCATGTACGAGTGCATCGACCTCTACCCCGTCGGCGGCAACTCGTCCGAGATGCTCGGCGGCGACGACTCGCCCGGCGTGCTCTTCGTGCTCaaggagagcagcgacgacgagcgccACGACTACTACGCGCTCGGAAGGTTCGACGCCGTCGCCAACGTTTGGACGCCCATCGACCGGGAGCTGGACCTTGGGATCGGGCTCAGATACGACTGGGGAAAGTACTACGCCTCCAAGTCCTTCTACGACCAGAAGAAGAACCGCCGCATCGTATGGGCATACATCGGCGAGACCGACTCCGAGCAGGCCGACATCACCAAGGGATGGGCCAATCTCATG ACGATTCCAAGAACGGTGGAGCTTGACAGGAAGACCCGCAcaaacctcatccaatggccagtGGAGGAGGTCGACACCCTCCGCAGGAACTCCACGGACCTCGGTCGCATCACCGTCAACGCCGGCTCCGTCATTCGCCTCCCCCTCCACCAGGGCGCTCAACTCGACATCGAGGCCTCCTTCCAACTCAACTCTTCCGACGTGGATGCTATCAACGAGGCCGACGTCGGCTACAACTGCAGCACCAGCGGTGCCGCCGTACGGGGGGCGCTCGGCCCCTTTGGCCTCCTCGTCCTTGCCAATGGCCGCACCGAACAGACGGCTGTGTACTTCTACGTGTCCAAGGGCGTCGACGGCGGCCTCCAGACCCACTTTTGCCACGACGAGTCACGGTCAACACGGGCAAAGGATGTCGTGAATAGGATGATTGGCAGCATCGTGCCGGTGCTTGACGGTGAGACCTTTTCGGTGAGGGTGCTAGTGGACCACTCCATCGTGCAGAGCTTCGCGATGGGCGGGAGGATCACGGCGACGTCGCGGGCGTACCCGACGGAGGCCATCTACGCGGCCGCAGGGGTCTACCTCTTCAACAACGCCACgggcgccaccgtcaccgccgagAGGCTCGTCGTGCACGAGATGGCCTCAGCTGACAACCATATCTTCACGAACGACGACTTGTAG